From Nymphaea colorata isolate Beijing-Zhang1983 chromosome 6, ASM883128v2, whole genome shotgun sequence, a single genomic window includes:
- the LOC116256477 gene encoding uncharacterized protein LOC116256477, translated as MSNQRQVEGYELEEQMRLSCSPALSSPHHSGDPPPAAALTAAFTPLYYVQSPHSSLSHAHTHTTQQADQTPLLSPITSTFTASAATAMIVSTNHRHHAINDSNSFSIALPPDQSARSNLSRYSSSRGSSSSFLRAKTNYVFSKLENGLRNVGGGDNGGHGGGGDDDDLDTSAHCVYLVVKIAWKALVSFLAAIFVFLLLTRQPIPQLNVKDVMIREFRLAEGVDKSGVPTKMLRFNCSVDLEIDNKSRVFGVHLHKATLQLAFQSLTLAISHGEEMYVERNTVLSFRLFIGGKEKAMYAAGEAMDARLESGMGLPLELRLSMKSHVAHLWGIVRPSGFTHHTHCTLLFLDRKDHVFLRPKQDRNVTCTTRSR; from the exons ATGTCGAATCAAAGACAGGTGGAAGGCTATGAATTGGAAGAACAGATGAGGCTCAGCTGCTCTCCCGCCCTCTCCTCTCCCCATCATTCCGGCGACCCACCACCAGCGGCGGCACTCACAGCAGCTTTTACTCCTCTCTACTACGTCCAGAGCCCCCACTCCTCCCTTTCCCATGCCCACACCCACACAACTCAGCAGGCGGATCAGACGCCGCTGCTCTCCCCCATCACCTCCACTTTCACCGCCAGTGCTGCCACCGCCATGATCGTCTCTACCAATCATCGGCACCACGCCATTAATGACTCCAACAGCTTCTCTATTGCCCTCCCTCCCGATCAGAGCGCCAGGTCCAACCTCTCACGATACTCGTCCTCCAGGGGATCAAGCAGCTCCTTCCTTCGAGCCAAGACCAACTACGTCTTCTCCAAGCTGGAGAACGGTCTCCGCAATGTGGGTGGCGGCGATAATGGCggccatggtggtggtggcgatgACGACGACCTCGATACTTCGGCGCATTGTGTGTACCTTGTGGTGAAGATTGCATGGAAGGCTTTGGTTAGCTTTCTTGCTgcaatttttgtcttcttactCCTTACACGACAGCCTATACCCCAACTGAATgtcaag GACGTGATGATTAGAGAATTCAGGTTGGCTGAGGGAGTAGACAAGTCTGGCGTCCCAACCAAGATGCTGAGGTTCAACTGCTCTGTGGATTTGGAGATTGACAACAAATCTAGGGTCTTTGGTGTTCACCTTCACAAAGCAACGCTGCAACTGGCCTTTCAAAGCCTCACTCTTGCCATTTCACAT gGGGAAGAGATGTATGTGGAAAGGAACACGGTGCTGAGCTTCAGGCTGTTTATTGGTGGGAAGGAGAAGGCCATGTACGCGGCGGGGGAGGCGATGGATGCGAGGTTGGAGTCAGGGATGGGGCTGCCCCTTGAGCTGCGACTGAGCATGAAATCACACGTTGCCCATCTATGGGGCATCGTCAGGCCAAGCGGCTTCACTCACCATACCCATTGTACTCTGCTGTTCCTGGACCGCAAAGATCACGTTTTCCTGCGTCCCAAACAGGACCGGAACGTTACATGCACGACCCGCTCTCGTTAA
- the LOC116256124 gene encoding transcription factor MYB46 yields MRRSSDSAPPPCCNKLLTNINGNNSDGGGSSGGMSSNKLRKGLWSPEEDEKLISYMMRNGQGCWSDVARNAGLQRCGKSCRLRWINYLRPDLKRGAFSPQEEDLIIHLHSILGNRWSQIAARLPGRTDNEIKNFWNSTIKKRLKNQPVQSTTVAGKQSHGSSETKDHEMTGGFTSMQEPAIIMYMDSSSSSSSSSLSMQASNIHSNRFHPSPLLEAGYGGATTGLTSYLHMPTSLMDGVNANISSGLEAAFPIMHGTNGQFFVPSLDNSIEEITTAATTSAAAATPTTTTTTNADNNYYNTNNNAGDAHYWDADKWRLRDWDLEELIEDASFSLPFLDFQAE; encoded by the exons ATGAGAAGATCATCAGATTCTGCCCCTCCACCGTGTTGTAATAAGCTGCTTACAAATATTAATGGCAATAACAGCGACGGTGGCGGCAGCAGCGGTGGCATGTCAAGTAATAAACTGCGGAAGGGGCTGTGGTCGCCGGAGGAGGACGAGAAGCTGATAAGCTACATGATGCGGAACGGGCAGGGCTGCTGGAGCGACGTCGCCAGGAACGCCGGGCTGCAGCGCTGCGGCAAGAGCTGCCGGCTCCGCTGGATCAACTACCTGCGACCCGACCTCAAGCGCGGCGCCTTCTCTCCCCAGGAGGAAGACCTCATCATCCACCTCCATTCCATCCTCGGCAACAG GTGGTCACAAATTGCGGCTAGGCTACCGGGCAGGACTGACAATGAAATAAAGAACTTCTGGAATTCTACCATCAAAAAGAGGCTCAAGAATCAACCAGTACAGTCGACAACAGTAGCAGGAAAGCAAAGCCATGGCAGTTCCGAGACTAAGGATCATGAGATGACGGGAGGATTCACATCCATGCAGGAACCTGCCATCATCATGTACATGGActcatcgtcttcttcttcctcctcatcctTATCCATGCAAGCTTCCAATATTCACAGCAACCGTTTCCATCCGTCTCCGTTGCTAGAAGCCGGCTATGGCGGCGCCACAACCGGCTTGACCAGCTACCTCCACATGCCCACCAGCTTAATGGACGGCGTAAATGCTAATATTAGCAGTGGCTTGGAGGCAGCTTTTCCTATCATGCATGGCACTAATGGGCAATTTTTCGTGCCATCTTTGGATAACAGCATCGAAGAAATCACCACTGCCGCCACCACCAGCGCCGCTGCCGCCACTCCTACCACCACTACGACCACCAATGCTGATAACAACTACTATAATACCAATAACAATGCTGGCGATGCTCATTATTGGGATGCAGACAAGTGGAGGTTGAGGGATTGGGATTTGGAGGAGTTGATTGAAGATGCATCCTTCTCTTTACCCTTCCTTGATTTCCAAGCTGAATAG